The following are encoded in a window of Vespa crabro chromosome 2, iyVesCrab1.2, whole genome shotgun sequence genomic DNA:
- the LOC124421815 gene encoding RNA 3'-terminal phosphate cyclase-like protein codes for MPAKIQNKVLIYEGCNYLRYRLLLSTLSGKPVRIINIRTKEDDPGLKEYEISFIRLLDKITNGTRVELNETGTSLYYNPGLLNGGELEHDCSLQRGIGYYLEAVIILGPFCKKPIDIKLRGVTSNTLDPSVDRIKAACIPLLKRFIVDTDIELTIKKRGMAPLGGGEIHFKCPLCRTLKSVQLQNSGMVKRIRGVSCSVRVSPAIANRMVESAKGVLLKFLPDIYIHTDHCRGAVSGKSPGFAISLTAETTNGIFLSGEACSPLMITGSLPCVPEDLGKEAAMMLLDEIYRNGCVDSPFQSMAAIFMVLGKKDVSKIVTGPLTQSMIQFLRDLRDFLGTVFKIEPIKEEDEIKEQVMLTCVGIGYTNLSKRTL; via the exons atgccggcaaaaatacaaaataaggTTTTAATATATGAAGGGTGTAATTATTTAAGATATCGtcttttattatcaacattGTCAGGAAAACCAgtacgtattattaatattagaacTAAAGAAGATGATCCTGGATTAAAAG aaTATGAGATAAGCTTCATACGTTTATTGGATAAAATTACTAATGGTACTAGAGTAGAATTAAACGAAACGGGtacttctttatattataatcctGGTTTATTAAATGGTGGAGAGCTAGAACATGATTGCAGCTTGCAACGTGGAATTGGATATTATTTAGAAGCTGTCATTATTTTAGGACCTTTTTGTAAAAAACCTATAGATATCAAACTTAGAGGAGTTACGAGTAATACATTGG ATCCATCTGTGGATAGAATTAAAGCAGCATGTATaccattattaaaaagatttatagtAGATACAGATATTGAACTTACtattaaaaagagaggaatGGCACCGTTAGGAGGTGGAGAAATACATTTCAAATGTCCACTTTGTCGTACTCTCAAATCTGTAcag cTTCAAAATAGTGGTATGGTAAAACGTATTAGAGGAGTTTCTTGTAGCGTACGTGTTTCACCAGCAATTGCCAATCGTATGGTTGAATCAGCCAAAGGtgtattgttaaaatttttaccagatatatacatacatacggaTCACTGTAGAGGTGCAGTTAGTGGCAAATCACCAG GTTTTGCAATAAGTTTGACAGCTGAAACAACCAATGGTATTTTTCTCAGTGGAGAAGCTTGTTCACCTTTAATGATAACAGGTTCTTTACCTTGTGTACCAGAAGATCTTGGAAAAGAAGCAGCTATGATGTTACTTGATGAAATTTAtcg AAATGGATGTGTGGATTCTCCATTTCAAAGTATGGCAGCAATATTTATGGTACTTGGTAAAAAGGATGTGTCCAAAATTGTAACAGGGCCTTTAACCCAATCAAT gATACAATTTTTAAGAGATTTACGAGATTTTCTCGGTACAGTTTTTAAAATTGAGCctattaaagaagaagatgaaataaaGGAGCAAGTAATGTTGACTTGTGTTGGTATAGGTTATACTAATTTGAGTAAACGtactttgtaa
- the LOC124422224 gene encoding uncharacterized protein LOC124422224 has translation MSDSTLGSTEEKKLHDLNKKIVEIKKKIQLSEGQRKANFEETETKKHENAEKIISLRKDIKDLYVEYSKTKNNDDVAERTARISRETSAVVRKHGLDEALKKINEENIRLRKTKDLLKYQSDKQRQRLKILLQEHKELLRENKRKIFKRKLEDPLRKKTESLEVQLERMRMLIIKANIVRRKYKSVHCKLKQRSVTYASSLKELEDDIKEHENEIKRLRV, from the exons ATGTCTGATTCTACACTGGGATCTaccgaagaaaagaaacttcaTGATTTGAACAAGAAGATCgtggaaattaaaaagaagatacaATTGTCag aGGGACAGAGAAAGGCTAACTTCGAAGAAACAGAGACAAAAAAGCATGAAAATGCAGAAAAAATTATCTCCCTtaggaaagatataaaagatttatatgtCGAATATTCTAAAACCAAAAAt AACGACGATGTAGCTGAAAGAACGGCTCGAATTAGTCGTGAAACTTCGGCTGTTGTAAGAAAACATGGCTTGGATGAAGCATTAAAAAAGATCAATGAAGAGAACATACGAttgagaaaaacgaaagatttattaaagTATCAATCTGATAAG CAAAGGCAAaggttgaaaatattattgcaagaacataaagaattattaagagaaaataaaagaaaaatatttaaaagaaaattagaagatCCTTTGAGAAAG aaaACAGAAAGTCTGGAGGTCCAACTTGAGCGAATGAGaatgttgataataaaagcaaatatAGTTCGAAGAAAATACAAATCCGTACATTGCAAATTGAAACAAAGATCAGTCACTTATGCTTCTTCATTGAAAGAGTTAGAAGATGATATAAAAGAAcacgaaaatgaaattaaacgttTACGAGTATAA
- the LOC124421814 gene encoding tRNA-specific adenosine deaminase 1: MNDFPNKVAKLCIEKYNGLKKSGKPTDNEWTILSGILLKTECESLSVVSLATGTKCLGESELVKTAPHERGSRLSDSHAEILARRAFLRYLYDQIDIVLNGFKSDILFINKENKLEMYPSISFHFFSSQSPCGDCSILPKDDINEEECPTKIRKTMHDDKEKITLELSVSETNTDIHRTGAKCLKTEQHQDPKLPGANYHITGPLRTKPGRGDPTLSLSCSDKMAKWNIIGIQGSLLSLLISRIKLESITIGKGCPFSLEAMERGLSKRFSNKLHIPKIFQADIAFAQRKEGKRINPCPSSIIWCAVRNSDLEIAVQGRKQGVTKKKKGHNLLISRRALLETCLKICDKYNNIKTDIFHPKKITYYDCKQWSVQYQNTWNQLKRELFISWPDKPLYLQDFIL; the protein is encoded by the exons ATGAACGATTTTCCGAATAAAGTAGCAAAACTttgtattgaaaaatataatggattaaaaaaaagtggGAAACCAACAGATAACGAATGGACGATATTGTCAGGAATCCTTTTGAAAACAGAATGTGAATCTTTGTCTGTAGTATCACTTGCTACAGGTACAAAATGTTTAGGAGAGTCTGAATTGGTTAAAACTGCTCCGCATGAAAGAGGTTCTAGATTGAGTGATTCTCATGCAGAAATACTCGCAAGACGTGCCTTTTTACGTTATTTGTACGATCAAATAGATATTGTATTAAATGGTTTTAAAAgtgatattttattcataaacaaagagaataaattagaaatgtaTCCTAGcatatcatttcattttttctccaGTCAAAGTCCTTGTGGAGATTGTTCTATACTTCCTAAAGATGACATAAATGAGGAAGAATGCCCtacaaaaattagaaagacAATGCatgatgataaagaaaagataacaTTAGAATTATCTGTTAGTGAAACAAATACAGACATACATAGAACAGGAGCAAAATGCTTAAAAACTGAACAACATCAAGATCCCAAGTTACCAGGAGCTAATTATCATATAACTGGTCCATTACGAACAAAACCTGGTAGAGGAGATCCCACATTAAGTTTATCGTGTTCAGATAAAATGGCAAA ATGGAATATTATTGGAATACAAGGTTcacttttatcattgttaatttcAAGAATAAAATTGGAAAGTATTACTATTGGTAAGGGCTGCCCTTTCTCACTAGAAGCCATGGAACGTGGTTTATCTAAAAGATTTAgtaataaattacatattcCTAAAATCTTTCAAGCAGACATTGCTTTTGCtcagagaaaagaaggaaaaagaataaatccaTGTCCATCAAGTATCATATGGTGTGCTGTGAGAAACag TGATTTAGAAATAGCGGTACAAGGCAGAAAGCAAGGagtaactaaaaaaaaaaagggccaTAACTTACTTATTAGTAGACGTGCTCTTCTAGAAAcatgtttaaaaatttgtgataagtataataacattaaaacaGATATATTCCATCCaaagaaaattacatattATGATTGCAAGCAATGGTCTGTACAATATCAAAATACTTGGAACCAATTGAAGAGAGAATTGTTTATTTCTTGGCCAGATAAACCATTGTACTTgcaagattttatattgtaa
- the LOC124422225 gene encoding coiled-coil domain-containing protein 183-like, which produces MQEKLMKQEIEIVNNSNEQESIIQDYRKRVKERKSELERLERTIFPVRLREDYDSVQAMNYGQDAKNEITKKELTRLEEAFAKLRNVTGVSMSEDILNRFLGQRTTKENLQKMRTNMEDEKMDLDRKRQELLSEIETRKFTETKNVEENAEETEKFNKNMEEERVRQMKAETECERIRELLKQITKVLEKLFDKLQNTTDSNTIVKENLTIPSDSTKLLSLLNEIAQKLTDAFDKQDVYFEIFDNVLTEKLETMSITTSLEGKAVRVENVPLFSKFPTWTSSAIPLSEDEEEVPTRNTLKRQAQLLVDTKSRRKGLGFKR; this is translated from the exons ATGCAAGAAAAACTCATGAAACAAGAAATCGAaatagttaataatagtaacgaacAAGAGAGTATCATTCAAGATTACAG GAAACGTgtcaaggaaagaaaaagtgaattaGAAAGATTAGAAAGAACGATCTTTCCTGTTCGTCTACGAGAGGATTACGATTCTGTACAAGCAATGAATTATGGACAAGATGCAAAGAacgaaataacaaagaaagaattgaCACGATTGGAGGAAGCGTTTGCCAAGCTACGCAATGTTACCGGTGTCTCCATGTCGGAGGACATTTTAAACCGGTTTCTAGGACAACGGACGACCAAAGAGAATCTTCAAAAAATGAGGACCAACAtggaagatgaaaaaatgGATCTCGACAGAAAAAGACAAGAGTTGTTGAGCGAGATCGAAACTCGAAAATTTACCGAAACAAAAAATGTCGAAGA AAACGCTGAAGAGAcagaaaaattcaataaaaacatGGAGGAGGAACGTGTCCGTCAGATGAAAGCAGAAACTGAATGCGAACGAATCAGAGAACTTTTAAAGCAAATAACCaaagtattagaaaaattgttcGACAAATTGCAA aataCAACGGATTCTAATACCatcgttaaagaaaatttaaccaTACCTTCTGACTCAACgaagctattatcgttgttgaatGAAATTGCTCAAAAACTTACCGATGCTTTTGACAAACAGGACGTGtacttcgaaatatttgaCAATGTATTAACGGAAAAG CTTGAAACAATGTCTATCACAACTTCGTTAGAAGGCAAAGCTGTACGCGTTGAAAATGTTCCACTCTTTTCGAAATTTCCAACATGGACATCTTCAGCGATACCACTTTcggaagacgaagaagaagtgcCAACGAGAAATACTTTGAAAAGACAAGCACAATTATTAGTCGATACAAAAAGTCGAAGAAAAGGACTGGGtttcaaaagataa